From the genome of Corallococcus macrosporus DSM 14697:
TGAGGCCGTGGTTGAGGCGCACGTCCACTGACGTGGGGACCTCCCCCTCGATGTGCACCAGCTCCATCTCGTCGCGCGACACGGCGCGCGCCTCGGACGGACGCGGCTCCACGTTCTCCGCCGCGATGCGGCCACCCCAGCCGGACGTCTTGTCGACGACGCCCTGCACCTGGAGCGTGTGGCCCACGTGCTTGCGCAGGGGCTTGCCCGCGGCCTTGCCCTCGATGATGAAGGACACCTGCTGGCGCGTGCCGCCGTTGGACACGACGAGCACGAACTCCTCGCCCGTCATCTCCAGGTTGCCACGCACCCCCGCGAAGCCCTTGATGCCCGCGCCCATGCCGGCCGCCGTCACCATGGAGACCTCACCGGGCGACAGGTAGCGCAGCCGCTCCTCCGTCTCCGCCGGGGCGGCCTCCACCGCCTCGGCGTCCGGCTTCTTCGCCGAGTACTTGCGCACGTCCACCACGCCGCCGTGGTTGGTCGTCTTGCGGATGAGGCCGCTGACGGAGACCTTGTGGTCCACGTAGGCCGGGAGGACCTCCTGATCCGGGCCCTGCAAGAGGAAGGTCAGCTCGCGCTTGTCGCGGCCCACGACCACCAGGTGCGGCAGGTCGTTGGTGACGACCAGGCGGCCCTTGAGGCTCCCCTCGCCCGTGACGCCGCGGCCTTCACCGGCCGTCAGGAGCTGCTCCATCTCACGCTTGGTGAGGGGATCACCCGGAGGCGGGAGCTTGGTGGCGCGGGGACGGGGCCGTTCCACCGGCGGAGCGACGGGGACCGCGCTCGCCTTCGCCGTCTTGGCGCCCGCGGCGGCCTTCGCGGCGGGAGGCGCCTTCGAGGGAGGGGC
Proteins encoded in this window:
- a CDS encoding protease inhibitor I42 family protein, giving the protein MAKPKSGAKKTTPAGKAGAKPAAKKDSAARLDLIKNASKRVAKAATKLAKAASDVTKGAKGAVKKAAQEKATAKKAAPAGKTASAAKAAPAAKAPKAPPAKAPPSKAPPAAKAAAGAKTAKASAVPVAPPVERPRPRATKLPPPGDPLTKREMEQLLTAGEGRGVTGEGSLKGRLVVTNDLPHLVVVGRDKRELTFLLQGPDQEVLPAYVDHKVSVSGLIRKTTNHGGVVDVRKYSAKKPDAEAVEAAPAETEERLRYLSPGEVSMVTAAGMGAGIKGFAGVRGNLEMTGEEFVLVVSNGGTRQQVSFIIEGKAAGKPLRKHVGHTLQVQGVVDKTSGWGGRIAAENVEPRPSEARAVSRDEMELVHIEGEVPTSVDVRLNHGLTVRLPEQPGFTWAIEPTVAKRVGLREANFEPAPEDGPGTREFFFTPRNPGTFEVEFFLAKALSPGLVDRTFKINVTVKP